A genomic region of Castor canadensis chromosome 16, mCasCan1.hap1v2, whole genome shotgun sequence contains the following coding sequences:
- the Fam200c gene encoding protein FAM200C, whose translation MSKKRKWEDDYVRYWFTCTTEVDGTHRPQCVLCNSVFSNADLRPSKLSDHFNRQHGGVAGHDLKSLKHVPAPSDRSQTLNTLGVASQEDALLQASYQFAYLCAKEKSPHTVAEKLVKPCALEIAQIVLGPDAQKKLQQVPLSDDVIHSRIDEMSQDILQQVVEDIKASPLKVGIQLAETSDMDDCSQLMAFVRYIKEKEVVEEFLFCEPLQLTTKGMDVFSLFRDFFLKHEIALDVCGSVCTDGASAMLGENSEFIARLKKEVPRILITHCLLNPHALITKTLPGKLKEALLTVVRVINFLKGRAPNHRLIQAFFEEIGVEFSVLLFHTEMRWLSRGQILTHIFEMYEEINQFLHHQSSNLIEGFENKEFKVHLAYLADLFKHVNELSASVQRTGMNTVSAREKVSAFVRKFPFWQKRVGKGNFTDFPFLEELVVSDNEGASIAGEIVLHLQELSSSFHGYFAVGDLDEASKWVLDPFLFNLDFVSDGYSVKKDLAELRASGQILMEFETKKLEDFWCAQLKAFPNLAKTALEILTPFATTYLCELGFSSLLHFKTKSRNCFNMSDDIRVAISKKVPRFSDIIEQKLQLQQRSL comes from the coding sequence ATGTCAAAGAAACGCAAATGGGAAGATGACTATGTCCGCTACTGGTTCACCTGCACAACAGAGGTTGATGGAACTCATCGGCCACAGTGTGTATTGTGTAACTCAGTATTCTCCAATGCTGACCTCAGGCCATCAAAACTCTCAGACCATTTCAACAGACAGCATGGTGGCGTAGCTGGGCACGATCTCAAGAGCCTGAAGCATGTGCCAGCACCATCTGATCGGAGCCAGACCTTGAACACACTTGGAGTTGCGTCTCAGGAGGATGCCTTATTGCAAGCGTCATACCAGTTTGCGTATTTATGTGCCAAGGAGAAGAGTCCTCATACAGTAGCTGAGAAATTAGTCAAGCCTTGTGCACTGGAAATAGCACAGATAGTTTTGGGACCAGATGCACAAAAGAAGCTTCAGCAGGTACCTTTATCAGATGATGTGATCCATTCTAGAATTGATGAAATGAGCCAGGATATCTTACAGCAAGTTGTGGAAGACATCAAAGCCAGTCCTCTCAAGGTGGGTATTCAGCTTGCTGAGACTTCTGACATGGACGACTGCAGCCAGCTAATGGCGTTTGTGCGatatataaaagagaaagaggtCGTAGAAGAATTCCTGTTCTGTGAACCTCTGCAGTTAACCACCAAAGGAATGGATGTATTCAGTCTCTTTAGAGACTTCTTTTTGAAGCACGAGATAGCGCTTGATGTGTGTGGCTCTGTTTGTACTGATGGCGCCTCCGCCATGCTGGGAGAAAATTCAGAATTCATTGCCCGTTTGAAAAAAGAGGTGCCTCGTATCCTGATCACACATTGTCTGTTGAACCCTCATGCGCTTATCACAAAGACATTGCCTGGAAAACTGAAGGAGGCTCTGTTGACCGTGGTGAGAGTAATAAATTTCCTCAAAGGGCGAGCCCCAAATCATCGCCTAATCCAggctttctttgaagaaatcGGTGTAGAATTCAGTGTCCTCCTTTTCCATACTGAAATGAGGTGGCTTTCCCGAGGCCAAATTCTAACGCATATTTTTGAAATGTATGAAGAAATAAATCAGTTTCTTCACCACCAAAGCAGTAATTTAATTGAAGGCTTTGAAAATAAAGAGTTCAAAGTTCACCTAGCCTACCTCGCAGATTTATTCAAGCATGTGAATGAACTCAGCGCCTCTGTGCAGCGGACTGGAATGAACACTGTGTCCGCTAGAGAAAAGGTATCCGCTTTTGTGAGGAAGTTTCCATTTTGGCAGAAACGAGTTGGGAAAGGAAATTTTACCGACTTTCCGTTTCTTGAAGAACTAGTTGTTTCAGATAATGAGGGGGCAAGCATTGCAGGGGAGATAGTCCTGCACCTGCAGGAGCTGAGCTCCTCCTTCCATGGGTATTTTGCTGTTGGAGATCTTGATGAGGCAAGCAAATGGGTGCTAGATCCGTTTCTTTTTAATCTCGATTTTGTCAGTGATGGTTACTCAGTGAAAAAGGATCTTGCGGAGTTGCGAGCTAGTGGCCAGATCTTAATGGAATTTGAGACGAAGAAACTTGAGGACTTCTGGTGTGCTCAGCTCAAGGCGTTTCCAAACCTGGCAAAAACAGCTCTAGAAATCCTCACGCCTTTTGCAACTACATACCTTTGTGAGTTGGGGTTTTCATCGCTTTTACATTTCAAAACAAAGTCCAGAAACTGCTTCAATATGAGCGATGATATCCGCGTGGCTATTTCCAAAAAAGTTCCTCGCTTCTCAGACATCATTGAACAAAAGCTGCAGCTACAGCAGAGGTCACTGTAG